Sequence from the Bacillus sp. es.036 genome:
CTATCAAAAATTGCGCCAACTGTGCTTATGCCGTTTGGAACATATGATTCTCTAGATGAAGAAGTAACCGCTATGGGTGAAATTGCAGGCAAAGAGCAAGAAGCGAAAGAGTGGATCAAGCAATTTGATGAAAAAGCAGCAGCAGCACGGGAAGAATTAGACGGCGTCATTGGTGAAGATGAGACGGTCGGAATATATGAAGTGCAAACAAAGGATTTCTATGTATTTGGTGATAACTTTGGACGCGGTGGTCAGGTCATTTATGATGCACTAGAATTAAAAGCTCCTGAGAAGATTCAAAAGGACGTCATCGAAGGCGACAACTGGAAAAAGATATCACTTGAAGTATTACCCGAATACGCGGCAGATCATATGTTTTATACCGAGTATGCCACTCGGGATAATCAAGATGTGCTGAAGGAAACGAAAGAAAGTGCGCTTTGGCAGAATCTAGACGCTGTGAAGAACGGTCACCTCTATGAAATGAAATTTGAGGACATGTATTATTATGATCCAATCGCCGTTGAAGGACAGCTCGATTTGATCGTCAACACGTTAAAAGAAAATAATAAGTAAATAAGAAATCCTGGTGCCTGGCACCAGGACTTCTTTTCAATACATAAAGCAAGGAGTCATCACATGTCTAAGAAAGTTGAACCGATGGCAGATACAATAGAAAATCAGCTCGCCGTTCAATCACGACCTGTCACGGCAATGCTCATTCTTGTGGCAGGAAGTGTAGGCCTCATTCTAAGTCTTGGGCTTTCGATCGCACTAGGGGCTGCAGATATTAA
This genomic interval carries:
- a CDS encoding iron-hydroxamate ABC transporter substrate-binding protein; its protein translation is MKVTNKRITLILMLMLVLILAACGNENEKNESSEGEKKEEMKTFTLPDGQEFDIPKSPERIVATDYVGYFLALGITPVGAPDQFVLDNPYFTEEQIADIEDIGTPPSVEKVTSLDPDLIIVTDQEQYDLLSKIAPTVLMPFGTYDSLDEEVTAMGEIAGKEQEAKEWIKQFDEKAAAAREELDGVIGEDETVGIYEVQTKDFYVFGDNFGRGGQVIYDALELKAPEKIQKDVIEGDNWKKISLEVLPEYAADHMFYTEYATRDNQDVLKETKESALWQNLDAVKNGHLYEMKFEDMYYYDPIAVEGQLDLIVNTLKENNK